From the Mycoplasmatota bacterium genome, one window contains:
- a CDS encoding peptidoglycan DD-metalloendopeptidase family protein, translating into MNKKIQRIVKKNKYRSKFYQMYKKSKKQNLSKNNKDGYRLASFTNKILISICVLLLLLIARDNDKLNFVYEKTLNNMNFVKIKLFVNQKLNGIFPRTNDPNKYVGSIIIDMNNSMTYRDGMIIETAYSAPVESSVAGMVIRIYRDEDLGKVVVIQDILGREYHYGYLDTIEVGLYRSVEYGDILGLGRLTDDMNGEYYLAIKDGNEFLDVLDVVNHEN; encoded by the coding sequence ATGAATAAAAAAATTCAACGAATTGTCAAAAAAAATAAATATCGTTCAAAATTTTACCAGATGTATAAAAAATCTAAAAAACAAAACTTAAGTAAAAACAATAAAGATGGCTATCGATTAGCTTCATTTACAAATAAAATATTAATAAGTATTTGTGTACTACTATTATTATTAATTGCTAGAGATAATGATAAGTTAAATTTTGTCTATGAAAAAACCTTGAATAACATGAATTTTGTAAAAATCAAATTATTTGTTAATCAAAAATTAAATGGTATATTTCCTAGAACGAATGATCCTAATAAATACGTTGGCTCTATTATCATTGATATGAACAATTCTATGACTTATCGTGATGGAATGATTATTGAGACGGCTTATTCAGCTCCTGTTGAGTCTTCAGTCGCTGGAATGGTTATTAGAATATATCGTGATGAAGATTTAGGAAAAGTTGTGGTAATACAAGATATATTAGGTAGAGAATATCACTATGGGTATCTAGATACCATTGAAGTCGGACTTTATAGAAGTGTAGAGTATGGTGATATTTTGGGTCTTGGTAGATTAACTGATGATATGAATGGTGAGTATTATTTAGCGATTAAAGATGGTAATGAATTTTTAGATGTTCTTGATGTGGTTAATCATGAAAATTAA
- a CDS encoding protease gives MKIKVHLITEVYLIICLISGYFYEVMTIYLCLIIHEIGHYIMIKIFKKDILLLEISPLGGILHIDKCQNDKNYKELLIYISGPIASLLLYLLFYYMNVNEILLRSSFYVLILNLLPILPLDGAKIIMSLKQFLLPYRKVLKLVSIMSLSVCFLLIILFINHINYIIILVFFVYINLLNYKENAYTYYNFLWYKYIHPNEKLKEKIIVSDKSIYNLFYKGFNHIFYQNYQFVSEREVLKQLLKQK, from the coding sequence ATGAAAATTAAGGTTCATTTAATCACTGAAGTATATTTAATTATTTGTTTAATCTCAGGTTATTTTTATGAAGTGATGACTATTTACCTCTGTTTAATCATTCATGAAATTGGTCATTATATCATGATTAAAATATTTAAGAAAGATATCTTATTATTAGAAATATCACCTTTAGGTGGTATTTTGCATATTGATAAATGTCAAAATGATAAAAATTATAAAGAATTACTGATTTATATAAGTGGACCTATCGCTAGTTTATTATTATATTTACTTTTTTATTATATGAATGTTAATGAAATATTGCTTCGAAGTTCTTTTTATGTATTAATTTTAAATTTATTGCCGATACTTCCTTTAGATGGTGCTAAAATTATTATGAGTTTAAAACAGTTCCTTTTACCTTATAGAAAAGTATTAAAGTTAGTTTCAATCATGTCACTTAGTGTTTGTTTTTTACTCATTATTTTATTTATAAATCATATCAATTATATTATTATTTTAGTTTTTTTTGTTTATATCAATCTTTTAAATTATAAAGAAAATGCCTATACCTATTATAATTTTTTGTGGTATAAGTACATTCATCCGAATGAAAAATTAAAAGAAAAAATCATTGTTTCTGATAAATCAATTTATAATTTATTTTATAAAGGATTTAATCATATTTTCTATCAAAATTATCAGTTCGTATCAGAG